A section of the Flaviflexus equikiangi genome encodes:
- a CDS encoding MFS transporter, whose product MNVLASFSNYKDLPRLWGGAFMPLAFVGRLPTSMIIIGVLTLVTNYHGIAAASISSATLAIATGIGQPLIGQWTDRVGQRLPFLVLGPVNAAMTAGLVLVTMADLSFAIVLVLCALVGLTTVPVGALMRIRWYPVARTPKALTTAMSYETVADELNFVLGPAVVGVLASTISPETPLIVSAVIAGTCITALGLHRSTPASTRHEGGHKAPALSTTIVLVWAALFSMLCLGSYFGSMQTSTTAAAEGFGSASYAGLIYSAMGAGAAITALGAVAIPERISQGTRIFVSGAALAILIPFAPLAHTPWQLAGMLFVFGLAIGPASVAMFTLASKLAPKGGDGVAMTLLGAANVGGVAIGAASAGQLLKFELAYGFWVAAASGAVMGLIGLLAALRHQGR is encoded by the coding sequence ATGAACGTTCTGGCTTCCTTCTCGAACTATAAGGACCTCCCCCGCCTGTGGGGAGGTGCTTTCATGCCGCTTGCCTTTGTCGGCAGGCTCCCCACATCGATGATCATCATCGGCGTCCTCACGCTCGTGACGAACTACCACGGCATCGCCGCCGCGTCGATCAGCTCCGCCACGCTTGCCATCGCCACCGGTATCGGCCAGCCTTTGATCGGACAGTGGACCGACCGTGTGGGCCAACGGCTGCCGTTCCTTGTCCTCGGCCCTGTCAATGCGGCGATGACGGCGGGACTCGTGCTCGTCACGATGGCAGACTTGTCGTTCGCGATCGTCCTCGTCCTCTGCGCCCTGGTCGGACTGACGACAGTGCCCGTCGGTGCTCTCATGAGGATCCGCTGGTATCCGGTCGCGCGCACTCCCAAGGCTCTGACGACGGCGATGTCCTACGAGACGGTTGCCGATGAACTGAACTTTGTTCTCGGCCCCGCCGTGGTCGGCGTTCTTGCTTCAACGATCTCGCCCGAGACTCCCCTGATCGTATCCGCCGTCATCGCCGGCACCTGTATCACGGCGCTCGGCCTCCATCGTTCCACGCCGGCCTCGACGCGGCACGAAGGCGGCCACAAGGCACCGGCGCTGAGCACGACCATCGTGCTTGTGTGGGCTGCACTGTTCTCCATGCTCTGCCTCGGGTCGTACTTCGGGTCCATGCAGACGTCGACGACTGCGGCGGCTGAGGGCTTCGGTTCGGCCAGCTATGCCGGACTGATCTACTCCGCGATGGGAGCGGGCGCCGCCATCACCGCTCTCGGCGCTGTGGCTATTCCCGAGCGGATCTCGCAGGGAACCCGAATCTTCGTATCCGGTGCGGCCCTTGCCATCCTCATTCCTTTCGCCCCGCTCGCACACACTCCCTGGCAGCTCGCTGGCATGCTGTTCGTCTTCGGTCTGGCGATCGGGCCCGCCTCTGTGGCGATGTTCACGCTCGCGTCGAAGCTCGCACCCAAGGGCGGGGATGGTGTCGCAATGACTCTTCTGGGTGCCGCCAACGTGGGCGGTGTCGCCATCGGTGCCGCCTCTGCAGGGCAGCTTCTCAAGTTCGAACTGGCCTACGGTTTCTGGGTGGCCGCGGCCTCGGGCGCAGTCATGGGTCTCATAGGACTCCTGGCGGCCCTCCGGCATCAGGGACGGTAG
- the sucB gene encoding 2-oxoglutarate dehydrogenase, E2 component, dihydrolipoamide succinyltransferase, with translation MSEPVKMPALGESVTDGTVTQWLKEVGDTVELDEPLLEVSTDKVDTEVPSPVAGVLEKIVVEEDETVEVGTVLAYIGDGSGASSAQEPAEEAAEEAVEEPAEEASDEPVEEPAQESAEAPAGGSGDEVPMPALGESVTEGTVTQWLKEVGDTVELDEPLLEVSTDKVDTEVPSPFAGTLLEILVGEDETVNVGTALAIIGTPGAKSETPKEEAKADDKAEEAAPSGEQTAVKEEPAEEAELGEPKATASTKVEPSVSAAESASGSYVTPIVRKLARELDVDLDSVKGTGVGGRIRRQDVEEAAEAAKKAAEDAAKAAEKPAAPAAPASKPAAASPLRGTTEKMTRLRQVISQRMMESLHGSAQLTTVVEVDVTKVVAIRTAAKDRFQAAEGVKLTFLPFFVKAATEALKAHPKINARIVDEKSVQYFDHENVGIAVDTERGLMVPVIKNAGDLNIAGISKAIGDLASRTRSGQVSPDELSGGTFTITNTGSSGALFDTPIVNAPESAILGVGTIVKRPAIVKDEFGNESIGIRSFIYLALSYDHRLIDGADAGRYLSAVKARLEEGDFAAEVGL, from the coding sequence ATGTCTGAACCAGTAAAGATGCCCGCTCTGGGCGAGTCCGTCACAGACGGCACAGTCACGCAGTGGCTCAAGGAAGTGGGCGACACGGTCGAGCTCGACGAGCCCTTACTCGAGGTCTCCACCGACAAGGTCGACACCGAGGTCCCCTCCCCCGTGGCGGGCGTCCTCGAGAAGATTGTCGTCGAGGAAGATGAGACGGTCGAGGTCGGCACGGTTCTCGCCTACATCGGCGACGGCTCCGGCGCTTCCTCCGCCCAAGAGCCCGCAGAAGAGGCCGCGGAGGAGGCCGTCGAGGAGCCCGCGGAAGAAGCATCCGACGAGCCCGTCGAGGAACCCGCGCAGGAGTCCGCAGAGGCCCCGGCGGGAGGCTCCGGCGACGAGGTCCCGATGCCCGCGCTGGGCGAGTCCGTCACCGAGGGCACAGTCACGCAGTGGCTCAAGGAAGTGGGCGACACTGTCGAGCTCGACGAGCCGCTTCTGGAAGTCTCGACCGACAAGGTCGACACCGAGGTTCCCTCCCCGTTCGCCGGCACGCTCCTCGAGATCCTCGTTGGGGAAGATGAGACCGTCAACGTCGGCACGGCTCTCGCCATCATCGGTACCCCCGGCGCCAAGAGCGAGACCCCCAAGGAGGAAGCCAAGGCTGACGACAAGGCAGAGGAAGCTGCACCCTCGGGTGAGCAGACAGCGGTGAAGGAAGAGCCTGCTGAAGAAGCTGAGCTCGGCGAGCCCAAGGCCACGGCCTCGACGAAGGTCGAACCTTCCGTCTCGGCCGCGGAATCCGCGTCCGGCTCGTACGTGACCCCGATCGTCCGCAAGCTCGCACGCGAACTCGACGTCGATCTCGACTCCGTCAAGGGCACCGGCGTCGGCGGTCGAATTCGCCGCCAGGACGTCGAAGAGGCCGCTGAGGCCGCGAAGAAGGCTGCTGAGGACGCGGCGAAGGCAGCCGAGAAGCCGGCTGCTCCCGCCGCCCCCGCATCCAAGCCCGCTGCCGCATCCCCGCTCCGCGGCACGACCGAGAAGATGACGCGCCTGCGCCAGGTGATCTCCCAGCGCATGATGGAGTCGCTCCACGGTTCCGCACAGCTGACCACGGTCGTCGAGGTCGACGTGACCAAGGTTGTCGCCATCCGCACGGCAGCGAAGGACAGGTTCCAGGCGGCCGAGGGCGTCAAGCTCACGTTCCTGCCGTTCTTCGTCAAGGCCGCGACCGAGGCTCTCAAGGCACACCCGAAGATCAATGCTCGCATCGTCGATGAGAAGTCCGTCCAGTACTTCGATCACGAGAACGTCGGCATCGCTGTCGACACCGAGCGCGGCCTCATGGTCCCGGTCATCAAGAACGCGGGCGATCTCAACATCGCCGGCATTTCCAAGGCCATCGGAGATCTCGCGTCCCGTACGCGCTCCGGCCAGGTCTCACCGGACGAACTGTCGGGTGGCACGTTCACGATCACGAACACGGGCTCCTCGGGTGCACTGTTCGACACTCCGATCGTCAACGCGCCCGAGTCTGCCATTCTCGGTGTGGGCACGATCGTCAAGCGTCCCGCCATCGTCAAGGATGAGTTCGGCAACGAGTCCATCGGTATCCGCAGCTTCATCTACCTGGCGCTGTCCTACGATCACCGTCTCATCGACGGTGCTGACGCGGGCCGGTACCTGTCTGCCGTGAAGGCACGCCTCGAAGAGGGCGACTTCGCTGCAGAGGTCGGCCTCTAG
- the lpdA gene encoding dihydrolipoyl dehydrogenase yields MADTQEYDIVILGAGSGGYAAALRAGQLGMTVALVEGDKVGGTCLHRGCIPTKALLHAADVADEVREGASIGVKSSFEGIDMTALNAYKDGVVSRMYKGLTGLVSSRNIDTIEGWGRLTGKDTVQVGDRVLKGKNIVLATGSYSKSLPGLAIEGRVITSDQALLLDEVPESVIVLGGGVIGSELASAWRSLGSEVTIIEGLPNLVPNEDPAISKALERAFRKRKIAFKTKTMFDRVEQNENGVTVYTQDGKSYDASYLLVAVGRGPSTANLGYEEQGIPMERGFVTANDRLHTGVGNIYAVGDIVPGLQLAHRGFLHGIFVAEEIAGLNPKTIEEHLIPRVTYTNPEISSVGLNQDAAEEKYGKETVEAVEFNLAGNGKSQMLGTAGFVKVVREKDGPIVGFHAIGARMGEQVGEGQLMVAWEAFPEDFEGLIHAHPTQNEAVGEAILALAGKPLHTHN; encoded by the coding sequence GTGGCTGACACGCAGGAATATGACATCGTCATCCTCGGAGCGGGCTCGGGCGGCTATGCGGCCGCCCTCCGTGCCGGACAGCTGGGAATGACAGTAGCGCTCGTCGAAGGCGACAAGGTGGGCGGCACGTGCCTCCACCGCGGCTGCATCCCGACGAAGGCGCTTTTGCACGCCGCTGACGTGGCCGACGAGGTCCGCGAGGGCGCGAGCATCGGCGTGAAGTCGAGCTTCGAGGGCATCGACATGACGGCGCTCAACGCCTACAAGGACGGCGTCGTCTCCCGCATGTACAAGGGCCTCACGGGTCTCGTATCTTCGCGCAACATCGACACGATCGAGGGTTGGGGCCGCCTGACCGGCAAAGACACCGTCCAGGTCGGCGACCGCGTCCTCAAGGGCAAGAACATCGTCCTCGCGACCGGCTCCTATTCGAAGTCCCTCCCCGGCCTCGCGATCGAGGGCAGGGTCATCACGTCCGATCAGGCGCTCCTGCTCGATGAGGTCCCCGAATCCGTCATCGTCCTCGGCGGCGGCGTCATCGGCTCAGAGCTGGCATCCGCATGGCGGTCGCTCGGTTCCGAGGTGACGATCATCGAAGGTCTGCCGAACCTGGTCCCCAACGAGGATCCCGCGATCTCCAAGGCGCTCGAGCGCGCCTTCCGCAAGCGCAAGATCGCGTTCAAGACGAAGACGATGTTCGACCGTGTCGAGCAGAACGAGAACGGCGTCACCGTCTACACCCAGGACGGCAAGTCATACGATGCCTCCTACCTTCTCGTGGCCGTCGGACGCGGCCCCTCCACCGCCAACCTCGGCTACGAAGAGCAGGGCATTCCGATGGAGCGCGGCTTCGTGACCGCGAATGATCGCCTCCACACGGGAGTCGGCAACATCTACGCCGTCGGCGACATCGTCCCCGGCCTCCAGCTCGCACACCGCGGCTTCCTCCATGGCATCTTCGTGGCCGAAGAGATCGCTGGCCTCAACCCGAAGACCATCGAAGAGCACCTGATTCCCCGCGTCACCTACACGAACCCCGAGATCTCCTCGGTCGGCCTCAACCAGGACGCTGCTGAAGAGAAGTACGGCAAGGAGACCGTCGAAGCCGTCGAGTTCAACCTGGCGGGCAACGGTAAGTCCCAAATGTTGGGGACCGCTGGCTTCGTCAAGGTCGTCCGCGAAAAGGACGGTCCCATCGTGGGCTTCCACGCGATCGGCGCCCGCATGGGCGAGCAGGTCGGCGAAGGCCAGCTCATGGTGGCCTGGGAAGCCTTCCCAGAGGACTTCGAGGGCCTCATCCATGCCCACCCGACACAGAACGAAGCGGTCGGAGAGGCTATCCTCGCCCTCGCCGGCAAGCCGTTGCACACCCACAACTAA
- a CDS encoding oxidoreductase: MGIFSRFSSGSSSQRQQATVQHFTDFVATRKGVEAYLEPAGAREPMSMILVARDGEWTRRQVPNPKEAADLATRLGLPFYEIIRTGYPQRMREWSAKNRH, from the coding sequence ATGGGAATCTTCTCGCGGTTCAGCAGCGGCTCGTCCAGCCAGCGCCAACAGGCCACCGTCCAGCACTTCACGGACTTCGTTGCCACACGCAAAGGCGTCGAAGCATATCTGGAGCCTGCGGGAGCACGCGAACCCATGTCGATGATTCTCGTGGCCCGCGATGGTGAGTGGACTCGCCGTCAGGTCCCGAATCCCAAAGAAGCCGCCGATCTTGCGACGCGCCTGGGATTGCCGTTTTACGAGATTATCCGGACAGGCTATCCGCAGCGCATGAGGGAATGGTCGGCCAAGAACCGGCACTGA